CGGTCAAGCAGTGAGAGGTCTGTGCTGTCATGAACCATGCAAGTGTGCCTATCAAGAGCAGCATGATAAAGACTGCAGTTTCCTGTGGGGTTGAGCTCAtctgctgttctgctgctgccaggagggaGAGCTGGGCTTCTCCCTTCTCTGTCCAGTCTGCCAGCCATGCTCCTACTCTCCCTCTGCCTGTATACCAGCTCAGGTGTAGCCCATACCTCTCATTGCATGGCTCTGACTTCAGTAAAGGACAGAGCTTTCCTGTAGCCATGGTGGGAGACTGAGTAGCTTCCTGTCATCTTAGCAAATGGGAGTTTTAGCTAAGGGTAAATAGCAGAGCTGGGAGAGCTGCTTTGCTTGAAGAGCTGTTTGTTTTGGCTCATTATATCTCTTGAAACCAAGCCCATGTGCTGCAGTACCAAAACAGTGATACAGCCTTCTCCAGCTGTTAAGAGGCGGGTCTTGCTGTGTCAaccttctctgctctgccagcTTATCAACCTCCCTCAGTGAGATAATTCTTATTTTACTTCAACAGAAGGTTATTcacttctgctctgctcctgtctAAATTAGCGGGCAAGTTCAAAGTACGTCATGGTAAGGTGCAGTAGAAAGAAGGGGGGCGAAAGGGAGTGGGATGGCCGTGATGAGTTACCAGGTCAGCTGAGCTCCGTTTCATGGAACTACATCCTGCATTCTCAGCTAATCCTAGATACGTATTTCAGCTAAGCCTTCAAAAGTGATGGTGGTTTATAGGTTCTCCAGTTTCTGACTTGTTTGAGACATCAAGGACTTGAGTTTAAAAGAGTGTTGGAAACTGTGCTGCTTAAAACACCTCCAGTTCAGAAGCCATACAAAAACGGGCCTGGAACTGGTGGCCAGTTTTGAAAATGTAGGCCTTGAAGTTCTTATAGTTAACTTCAGTCATGGGTGTTGGTATTATACTGGAGCAGGAGTAATGGAATTGCATTGTAAACAGTGTTAAGCAtgcaaatgtactttttttttttcttttttttttttagcctgaaGAATTTCCAGAACAGCCAGAAGATCCACTaccgcctccaccaccaccgccacctccgccgccaccaccaccgccaccaccaccagcagcttctGTGTTACTGCCCTCTCCATCAACTCCTTCCTTCCATTTAGCTCAAATAGATGCCAGATTTGTAGATCCAAGTATTGGATTATTGATGCCTCCTCTCCAGACCCCTAGCAATCTTGCAGTTTTTTGTGATCACAATTATACCGTAGAGGATACAGTTCATCAGCGAAAAAGAattcagcagctggaggagcaagTTGAAAAACTGCGAAAGAAGCTCAAGACTGCACAACAGCGATGCCGGCGTCAGGAAAGACAAATTGAAAAACTGAGGGAGATTGTTcagtttcagaaggaaaaagacatACTGTCAGGAAAAGGCTATGTGATTCTGCCCAATGACTATTTTGAAGTTGTAGAAGTACCTGCCTAACAGTCATGAACGTCAGCTTTCACTCTGCTAGGCCAGGACGTTTAGTTTAAAAACTAAATGCTCTCTAATTCTGTGTGAGACTCTCCAGAATTCTAAACCAGTAAATGTTATAGGGAGGacaccacattttttttcttcattttcatttcagttcgATATGTTTTTAATATACGGAAAATGCAAGCATCTCAGGATTAGAATATGCATTTAGTTTATGAAATCTGAACTGCTTTACAAAAGGAAAGGATGCAGGGTTAAAATGCACTTAAAATctgtacaatttttattttttatttttaacaatggCTGTCTTATGCTTACACGGGATGGGAACTGAATGTGGCTGAGAGTGAAATTGAGGTTGTCGTACACTTGGCACAAAACTTTGTCAAGGCATTTAATACTGGCTTAGGTGATCCCCAGGAAGTAGTTTTCTTTGGTTTCAGGAGGAGTGGAATTAGGCCAGCTCAGAATACCTGAAAGTGCTGCCTTGTGTAGAAAAAGGTAAGTTACATATTTCAGCCTGGGAAACTTCCAGCCTCAGCTTGTTATGCCTTCAAAGCACTGCAAAAAGTCTTAATTCCTGGATTCCTTTTGGTGAGGTTTGTAATTGAGCCTTTTCTTTTGGAGTAGCATATACCAACGCGTGTGTGAGAGAGAAGGGGATATTTCTTTAGTGTAGCTAACTGGAGTTGTAGAGGATTTTGTTCTGAGGGTACTTACGAGCCCTGCTGAAACACAGTACTGCACTGAACGTGCATATTACCAGATTGCTGGCAGGATCAAGAAGGCGCTATCCTGTTTAGGGTGACTGCTTTCCAAAAGTGCCCTAACAATACACAGTCGTCCCCAGCATGCTGGAGTATGCCACTCCCATAAGCACTGTCACGGGTGGAATGTTGTCCTCGACTTCGAAAGTTTTGGTCTTAGCTTGCATCTCAAATACGTTTGTAGCTtcatgaaatgaagaaatttgtttttccttgtctgGGGTGCTAGACTCTTTCTGCTTTAATTACAGCATACtctagttttctttttccccttctttttctttctttcttttttttttttttccttccccagaaGGCATCCACCACTGGGCAGATATGGAATTAGACTTCAAGAATTGCTTGGTGCTAGACTGGTTTTTAATATCTCaaatgctgctgcctctccttcaGCCTTATTAAGAGcctttctaaaaatgaatttaacatTCAGTGCAGCAGTTTGCACTTACTGTCCAATAATTTGTTTAGTCAACAAACTCATTCAAAATCAGAGAATGACATCATGCTAACGTTATTGTAGCCTTCACAGCTGAAATTCCCTGACATAATAGACATGAGGGGAATGACTCTTCTCCATCCATCTCAAACCTGTGTGTAGTGTGAAATCTAGCTCTGGTGTTAATCAAGCCTTGTTCATGATGGCTTAAAAAACTTCCCTTAATATTCTGTTAGCATGACATTCTGAAATGTTTAGAACCAGTCTTGATACTTCTGACCTCACTCACGCTGTGTATCTACTTTCCCTGCCATTTCATATacttaaaatgaacaaaaattgcTGGTGCATCCTTTTGTGTAAATTTATTAttcatgattaaaaataaaaagcaaatggtGTGTTAGATTTTTAACtgctctctctcctcttttcccaggactttgccaAATCTATCTtaacattttctgtctttttatagAGCAGTTTCCTTGTTTagatgcttatttaaaaaaaaaaaaatttttttggtggtgtttctGAGTTTTTGCGGTtacttttcatatttaaaactgaaaaagcacaaattcaaaaattgaaaaggaaaagaagtttaaaaaagtGTTGCTATACAGTTGGCAGTTGCGGCCATGTAGTGAATTGTTTCCATTTTGCCTGCAAAATGCCGCTTCTGACACAAGGGCAGGGCCAGAAGCAGGGGACGGGGAGAAGTCCTCTCTTCTGGCTGCAATGAGCCATTACCTTGTGGCAACTACTTTTGCAAATGTAAAAGTGACATCTTGCTCTTAAGTTTCAGCTTTGCTTCCTTCCACCCCAGCCAAGGATTCCCATCCAACAAATTTAGACTCTGGGAACCGTGTCATTGTggcagaaaacactttctgcaaGTGTTTCCTTTTAACCCGTCAGAAAAGCAACACAGCAAAAGAAGTAGCTAGTAAGGTAAGAGTGAGGCATACTGAGAGATTCTTGTTTCCTCTACGAGGTGCAGTGCTGCTAGGGCTAGGTGTGTTGCGGGCTGTCAATACCACAGAGCTATGAAGTGTAAAAACAGCTGGCACTAGAACAACCAATTGACTTTCAGCAGCTGATCTTTCTCCACCTGTCATTCTGCTGCAATCTCTAATTGTTAGCAaagttccttctttcttcttctttttttttttaaagtatgattTACTATGTTCACACAATCAGCTGTGCAAAGGTACTGTGTCACTTCCTGTATGTATTGGCCACAACTGGTATCTGCATATAGCAGCAGTTTCGTTAGCATCTCCGAAAAATGCAATTGGGAGTTAAAAAGAAGAAGTGAGAATGTAAGATGTCAAAGGCTTTTGTGAGTGGTGTCTGTCCAACTGCAGATGAAATAGCTAATAACTGTTTAAATGCCTGTGTCTGCATTCTGCTGAAGACCATTCTGTAAAGGAAACAACCTGAGGAGGTTTGCTGGCAGTTGTCGGAAGTGTCCCATCCTTAAAATCTGGACAGAGAGATCTCTTGACATGGACTGATGTTATGACAGGCAGAACATCAGCACTGCTTCTGAAAAGAGAAGTGTCTGCTTACGTGCTTCCCTCCATTTGCCCCAATTTATTCTAGTAGAGCCTGTCTGAGCTGTATGTAGCATttaaatttttctccttttaaaagtATGATGTTTCCCTGTGTAATTGGGTTATTCAGCAGCCTACTGTAGAATGCTGTGTGGGCCCTGTGTTTTAAGGGAGGTTGGGGGGGAGTAAGAGAATGGTTGGGTTACTGCTCCTCACACTGAGGGAATCCTTCATTGCTGAGCTTCTTTCTCCTGTACTTCCCATCACTGCTTTGTCTCTGTTGTCATTAGAATGGTCTTAAAAACTTCTGTCGTGCTAagatttcatttgctttcagcACTATGTAGGGTAAACCTAGGCAGAGTGCCTGATACGAATTTTGAAGTTGTACAGCTGAATAAAATACAAACGAAATCCCAGTCTGAATGTAGGAAGAAGGAAAGCCAAGTAGCTCCTTGGGTAAAACTAAAACTGCAACTCCAGTTTCTAAATCCATTTCAAAGGACTGTTCCTATCCCATGCTTCTTTGGAGCAAGGCAGTTACTCATAGTCAACCTTTTTGGTTCCTTTCCTGAGATCTGTTGTAGGTTTTTAGTCTATAGGCTATTCTGTCTCCTGGTGGCTCACATCTTTGTCTGTCTCTGGCAGGATGGAAAGGGGTCTTTTGAGCTGCTGTCTGATTTGAACAACTAAAATACAATCTGCCCAAGAACATTGATGCTCGTGCTGTATCACAACCGCAAGTTTAGGAATGTTAGCCCTGCTGCGTTAAACACAGCAGTTTATTTGCCATACCTTAGCCACGATAACGTCTGATTGGTAAATGAGAGACAGCAAAACAGAATAGATACGTGATTCAAGAGAGATCCTGATAGTAATCACTATTACAGATCTCCTTTTGTGCCTGTCTGATATTTTCAACAGAAATTGTCTCTTCTTACAGGGATCTCCTTTTGAACTAACCACAGCATTTTATTGCTCAAATCGGACAGAAAGCCTTGCAGTGTTACACAGACCAAAGGAGTTTAAAAGTGTGTGTGGGAAAAAATGTGTAGCAAAATTGCTTGATACACCATGTAACTCTAGGAGCAGCTTACGAAAGAAAGTCATCTTCAATCTTCTGAAGAAGtcaaaggaaacatttaaaGCGGATATTCAGAAGGAAATTTTCAAGGACTTCTCCTGTGAATAGACGTATTATATTGTCATAATTAAATCTCTCCACACTCCTGCCCCTGTTGATTCATTTAACATTGAGTATCAAGGCTTTTATTGCCTGTAGCTCAAAATGATCTATTATTTCTCCTGTAGCTGCTTCCTCACACTGTGCAGGGAGGAAAGACCTGTAAAGCCTGGGCTCATGTTTGGACCTCTGAAAAAGTGATAGTCATCTGCATCTTGGGTCTAGTTAAATTGGACCTATGAAAAGGTCTTGCAGTTAGGCTAGTCTCTACAGTTTTAATTCAGAGAAGGGCTTGAATGGAGTAGGCAAGCTTCTAAATTCCTTTCAGGCTTCACTGGATGTGGCTATTAAAATTTCAAGGTCTATGACTGTACTAGTTACCTATAGATGAATCAAATCTTCAGTGTTTGAGCCTGTGAAAGATATGTGATTTCTTGTTGGGAAAGCTTCAGTCCGGTGACGGGTAATCCAGAAAAAGGAGGTCTTGCCTCCAGCAGTGGTTTCCTCTTTCACCTTGGACTCACTTATGGCCCTCCTGTCAGAGACCAATACTCTCTGGCCAGGTTCTTCCAGATGTTCCAAACAAGAAGGGTATAAAGTTTAATACCAAGCTTATTTATTTGGAGATACTTGACATTACACAGGACTTAGACTTAGTCTTTAGGACTTAGAATGATATGGCAATATGCTGACATCAAGACACCAGCACAGCATAGCGGCTGTATGTGGTGGAATCACAACATAAATGTGATTTCCATTACTGCTTTCTATATGCTCGCCATCACAATGCTGGGTGTCCCTAATCTCCAGGATGAAATACATGTGTGAAAGGTAGCTTAGACCAGCTGCTCTCTTCAAAGTGCTTATCATGAGTTCTTTAGTTCTTACATGAAGGCTGCTTATGCAGTTTGACAACCCAGTAGTACAGCTGTATATCTAAAGCAAAGGTTACCATCCGGTTCCCTTTGTGTTGagatattttcagcttttcttatgAAAGTTGGTGGTTATTCTTTACATTCTTCCCTGCGTTCATTGTTCTTACTCATCTCCTCTG
This region of Anas platyrhynchos isolate ZD024472 breed Pekin duck chromosome Z, IASCAAS_PekinDuck_T2T, whole genome shotgun sequence genomic DNA includes:
- the THAP1 gene encoding THAP domain-containing protein 1, whose translation is MVQSCSAYRCRNRYDKEKPISFHKFPLTRPDLCKKWEAAVKRKNFKPTKYSSICSEHFTPDCFKRECNNKLLKENAVPTIFCYTEPNEKPEEFPEQPEDPLPPPPPPPPPPPPPPPPPPAASVLLPSPSTPSFHLAQIDARFVDPSIGLLMPPLQTPSNLAVFCDHNYTVEDTVHQRKRIQQLEEQVEKLRKKLKTAQQRCRRQERQIEKLREIVQFQKEKDILSGKGYVILPNDYFEVVEVPA